The Flavobacteriales bacterium nucleotide sequence GTAATTCTTTTTACAGCCGGTGTTAAGGATGATATTATGGGCTTGTCTCCTTCTTTAAAATTAATGGCTGAAGTTTTATCAGCATTTATTTTTATTGTCTTAACAGATATTCGTATTGATAATTTTTATGGAATATTTGGTATATATGAAATCTCAACTTTTATATCTTATTTATTTACGGTTTTCGTATTTGTTGTTGTAATTAATTCTTTCAATTTGATTGATGGTATAGATGGTCTTGCAGCATCTGTAGCGATTATCATTTTATGTCATCTTTGTTATTATTTTTATAAAATAGGATTAGTAGTTGGACTATTAAGCGCTTCAGCTACTATTGGAGGCTTACTTGCTTTTCTTAGATTTAATATCAGCAAGGGTAAAAGAAAAATATTTATGGGAGATGTAGGGTCATTAGTTGTAGGCTTTATTTTATCTTTTACGACTACAATGGCTTTGTCTTCAAAATTTAATGCGTCATATGATTTTGAAAATAAACCAATTTATATACTTGCATTATTCGCATTTCCTTTTTTAGATACAATAAGAGTATTTATTTTAAGGGGTATCAAGGGAAACAGCCCTTTTGCTGCTGATAAAAACCATCTTCATCATAAATTGTTGAAATATGGCTACACCCATATACAGTCAACTTCATTGGTCATTTTATATTGTTTACTTGTTATTGGCATATCTAATTTCTTTTTCGACAATTCTATTAATTTGCATCTTTTGATTACAATCATTGTATCAGTTGGACTGCTTGCTCTTCTTTTGTTGTTCTTATCTAAAAAGAATAAAAAATTAAACTAGTTCAATTGTGCCGCAATCAATTACATATTCCGCTAATAATTCTTCACTATCAATTAAGAGTGATATAACAAATTGGTATGTTATTTACACAAAGCCAAGGCATGAGTTTAAAGTTAATGAGCGTTTAATTCTAATGGGATTAACAACATTTTGTCCAACTATAGTAAAAGTAAGTCAGTGGAGCGATAGAAAAAAGAAAATCAAAAAACCTGCTCTACCTTCTATGATTCTTGTTAATCTTAATGAAAAAGATAGAAATGTAGTTTTTGACTGTCCTGGTGTTGTGCGCTATATGTTTTACGACAAAAAAATTGTCACTGTTTCCCAAAATGAAGTCGATGTTCTTAAAAATCATTTAGAGGGGAAAAATTGTCTTAACTCCTCTATTTCTAGTTTAAATATTGGTGATCATCTAAATATTGAGCAGCTTCAAAATCGTGTTGGAGAAATTGTCAAAGTAACTTCCAGCAGAGTCTGGGTGAAAATCCAAAGTCTAAATATTAAGGTTCGTTTAGATATAATTTAATTTTCCTCTTTTTTTTAAGTACTTTTGTTACTCATTTGAATTTAACAACTTATATGAGTCTGTAATTCATTGTTGCCAAACTAGTATAAAAAAATATGCTTAACTCGTTAATAACATCAAAAACCAGATTAAGAGTGCTTGTTAAGTTCTTTATCAGAGCTGCTAATAAAGGTCACCTTAATGCACTTGCTTCAGAGTTTGGTGAGTCCACCAATGGTGTTCGTAAAGAGTTAAATAAGCTTAAAGATGCAGGATATCTAATAAGTAACAAAGAACAAAACAAAGTCATTTATAGAGCTAACACTGAACATCCTTTATACTCAGTTTTACAACAATTAGTTAAAAAGCATTTGAGACTAGATGAAATGGTTGAGGCCATAGTTAAGCGTATTGGCGATGTGCAAAAAATAATATTGATAGGAGATTACGCTAAGGGCATAGATTCTGGGCTCATTGAGGTTTTATTGATTGCTAAAAATATCAATGAGAATTACATCATTGAGTTAGAAAAAAAATTAAAAAATAAAATAGGCAGAAAAGTTGTCTTTACGATGGAATCAGAAGATGATGGAATTGTGCTATACGATAAAGAAATAATGTACTATGAAAATTAAATCAATTTGCTGTATAGGAGCAGGATATGTTGGTGGTCCAACTATGGCCGTCATTGCCTTGAAGTGTCCACACATTAAAGTCAATGTTGTAGATATTAATCAAGACCGTATTGATGCTTGGAATGATGATAATTTAGATAATTTACCAGTATATGAGCCTGGTTTAGCCCAAGTAGTTAAAGAGGCTAGGGGTCGTAATTTATTCTTTTCAACTGATGTGGATAAGGCTATTAATGAATCCGAAATGGTATTCATTGCTGTAAATACCCCTACTAAAACATATGGTGAGGGTAAAGGTCAAGCGGCTGATTTAAAATATGTAGAATTGTGTGCTCGAACTATTGCAAGGGTAGCTAAAACCGATAAAATAGTCGTAGAAAAATCAACTTTGCCTGTAAGAACTGCCGAGGCCGTACAAACTATCTTGGATTCTAATGGAAATGGCGTTCACTTTGAGGTGCTTTCTAATCCTGAGTTTTTAGCTGAGGGTACGGCTATTCAAGATTTATTTAAGTCAGATAGAGTTTTGATTGGTGGTCAACAGACTGAAAGCGGGAAAGAGGCGATATCTG carries:
- a CDS encoding MraY family glycosyltransferase, whose product is MSTIIYGLSLFFNENLLLFSLVILLFSFLLSYRSFPLIVYISRIKNLTATPNERSSHETSIPHLGGLGISFGAFFVSGFFGSFMLSANDMSILLSITASIVILFTAGVKDDIMGLSPSLKLMAEVLSAFIFIVLTDIRIDNFYGIFGIYEISTFISYLFTVFVFVVVINSFNLIDGIDGLAASVAIIILCHLCYYFYKIGLVVGLLSASATIGGLLAFLRFNISKGKRKIFMGDVGSLVVGFILSFTTTMALSSKFNASYDFENKPIYILALFAFPFLDTIRVFILRGIKGNSPFAADKNHLHHKLLKYGYTHIQSTSLVILYCLLVIGISNFFFDNSINLHLLITIIVSVGLLALLLLFLSKKNKKLN
- a CDS encoding transcription termination/antitermination NusG family protein, whose translation is MPQSITYSANNSSLSIKSDITNWYVIYTKPRHEFKVNERLILMGLTTFCPTIVKVSQWSDRKKKIKKPALPSMILVNLNEKDRNVVFDCPGVVRYMFYDKKIVTVSQNEVDVLKNHLEGKNCLNSSISSLNIGDHLNIEQLQNRVGEIVKVTSSRVWVKIQSLNIKVRLDII
- a CDS encoding ArsR family transcriptional regulator yields the protein MLNSLITSKTRLRVLVKFFIRAANKGHLNALASEFGESTNGVRKELNKLKDAGYLISNKEQNKVIYRANTEHPLYSVLQQLVKKHLRLDEMVEAIVKRIGDVQKIILIGDYAKGIDSGLIEVLLIAKNINENYIIELEKKLKNKIGRKVVFTMESEDDGIVLYDKEIMYYEN